From a region of the Panicum virgatum strain AP13 chromosome 2K, P.virgatum_v5, whole genome shotgun sequence genome:
- the LOC120693051 gene encoding uncharacterized protein LOC120693051 has protein sequence MSAAAALRATEPLPLPSGLSLSPRLKLLLTFFRADLTVRPLDEWQLKSALLAFLRDPPLSLPLLPDSDLSVRRLPDLQKRRREEPVASGVLHVRDLSFLRPRKGDGEADGMTPEQEEEKYFEWRSSLVEKLEGIELNLEGVKFRMTVEIPPSDDFRVMKKSWENFYSSELLNSRNPVRKIAKRPDTIVVRGVPSRWFAETRVSSKPSTLVTHTIFSALGKIRTLNIANDDELEAKEDGSTKELISGLNCKVWVQFENYDDFHDAMKALCGRSLEKEGSRLKVDYDVTWDREGFFRIAQYEPAHSRLGERDASASVHGRKKHYTSRIESDHRKRFRD, from the exons atgtccgccgccgcggcgctccgGGCGACTGAACCGCTGCCCCTCCCGAGCGGGCTCTCTCTCTCGCCGCGCCTCAAGCTTCTGCTCACCTTCTTCCGCGCCGACCTCACCGTCCGCCCCCTCGACGAGTGGCAGCTCAAGTCCGCACTCCTCGCCTTCCTTCGCGACCCGCCTCTCTCGCTCCCGCTCCTCCCTGACTCCGACCTCTCCGTGCGCCGCCTCCCCGACCTCCagaagcgccgccgcgaggagccTGTTGCCTCTGGCGTCCTCCACGTCCGCGATCTCTCCTTCCTCCGCCCCCgcaagggcgacggcgaggccgaTGGGATGACCCCGGAACAGGAGGAGGAGAAGTACTTCGAGTGGCGGAGCTCCCTGGTTGAGAAGCTCGAAGGCATCGAGCTCAACCTGGAGGGAGTCAAGTTCAGGATGACAGTCGAGATCCCGCCGTCCGATGACTTCAGGGTGATGAAGAAGTCATGGGAGAATTTCTACTCCTCCGAGCTACTCAATAGCA GGAACCCGGTGAGGAAGATAGCGAAAAGGCCGGATACAATTGTTGTCCGTGGTGTGCCGTCCAGGTGGTTTGCGGAAACAAGAGTATCATCCAAGCCATCTACGCTGGTCACGCACACAATTTTTTCAGCACTGGGCAAAATAAG GACCCTAAATATTGCAAATGATGATGAGTTAGAAGCAAAAGAAGATGGCTCTACTAAGGAGCTCATATCTGGACTCAATTGCAAAGTTTGGGTGCAATTTGAGAACTACGATGACTTCCATGATGCAATGAAGGCGTTATGTGGACGCTCTTTAGAGAAG GAAGGATCACGGTTGAAAGTAGACTATGACGTGACCTGGGACCGCGAAGGTTTCTTCCGTATTGCTCAGTATGAGCCTGCTCATAGCAGGTTAGGTGAGAGGGATGCATCAGCATCAGTTCATGGCCGGAAGAAACATTACACTTCACGAATTGAGTCAGATCATAGGAAGAGATTTAGG GATTGA